Proteins encoded together in one Streptomyces sp. NA04227 window:
- a CDS encoding alpha/beta hydrolase has translation MTPTDTPTQLSATRALLALAVVFVLLTTTGWTTVRGHGAASSPVEASFDAWERGRIGARPLPSHESSPQRLRDFFESLDKRQERRLLRRYALAVGNMNGAPVELRYRANRIALEKARKAELRRTHDPRLSSVGQHQAGRRMHRFENLLEPHRRILAFDPLGPGRVAEVFGNLERAQRVSVVVPGVDTDLLTFQRTQRRYSAPVGMAQALHRAERQTRPDTRTAVIAWADYTSPSGIGVDAVTAGKAEDGAERLNALLRALPGRAPVALFCHSYGSVLCGVGADELPSRVTDIAVSGSPGMRVSSVSGLDTGARVWATRDNDDWIREVPFLKLGGLGHGADPVSGSFGARRVSAELAQGHTGYFTPGTDSLGNFAAIGTGSFRTVTCAQQDPACRDGLTDA, from the coding sequence GTGACTCCCACCGATACCCCCACGCAGCTCAGCGCCACTCGTGCCCTGCTCGCCCTGGCCGTCGTCTTCGTTCTGCTGACGACGACCGGCTGGACCACCGTGCGTGGTCACGGAGCGGCGTCCTCTCCCGTCGAAGCGTCCTTCGACGCCTGGGAACGCGGCCGTATCGGGGCGAGACCCCTTCCCTCTCACGAGTCCTCGCCACAGCGCCTGCGCGACTTCTTCGAGTCCCTCGACAAGCGCCAGGAGCGGCGGCTGCTGCGCCGGTACGCACTGGCCGTGGGCAACATGAACGGTGCCCCGGTCGAGCTGCGCTACCGGGCCAACCGGATCGCGCTGGAGAAGGCCCGCAAGGCCGAGCTCCGCCGCACGCACGACCCGCGGCTCTCGTCGGTCGGCCAGCACCAGGCGGGCCGGCGCATGCACCGCTTCGAGAACCTGCTCGAACCGCACCGCCGCATCCTCGCCTTCGACCCGCTCGGTCCCGGGCGGGTGGCCGAGGTCTTCGGCAACCTCGAACGGGCACAGCGGGTCTCGGTGGTGGTGCCCGGCGTCGACACGGACCTGCTCACCTTCCAGCGCACCCAGCGCCGTTACAGCGCCCCCGTCGGCATGGCGCAGGCCCTGCACCGTGCCGAACGCCAGACGCGCCCGGACACCCGTACCGCGGTGATCGCCTGGGCCGACTACACCTCCCCGTCCGGCATCGGCGTGGACGCGGTGACCGCGGGCAAGGCGGAGGACGGCGCGGAGCGCCTGAACGCACTGCTGCGCGCGCTGCCGGGCCGGGCACCGGTCGCGCTGTTCTGCCACAGCTACGGAAGCGTGCTGTGCGGCGTCGGCGCCGACGAGCTGCCCTCACGGGTCACCGACATCGCGGTCTCGGGCAGCCCCGGAATGCGGGTCTCCAGCGTCTCCGGCCTGGACACCGGCGCCCGCGTCTGGGCCACCCGGGACAACGACGACTGGATTCGGGAGGTCCCCTTCCTCAAGCTCGGCGGCCTGGGCCACGGCGCCGACCCGGTGTCCGGCTCGTTCGGCGCACGGCGCGTCTCGGCCGAACTGGCGCAGGGGCACACCGGGTACTTCACGCCCGGGACCGACAGTCTCGGCAACTTCGCGGCCATCGGGACGGGCTCCTTCCGCACAGTGACGTGCGCACAGCAGGATCCTGCGTGCCGGGACGGTCTCACGGACGCCTAG
- a CDS encoding TetR/AcrR family transcriptional regulator, producing MTTESTATVLGARQRRKQRTREALLHAALELFTTQGYEETTVDEISEAVAVSQRTFFRHFSSKEAAAFALMDLVESRFVTSLAERPPGESPLEAMRRAVLDSWDPLGEAIEAQVPVELHMRTYQLIQSTPSLLATHMRRSVDLEEVLARLIAEREGLDVDRDPRPRLVVAAFSGVMRMTGRLWGANDDMSPASLRELTAAYLDEFESALAHDWRSG from the coding sequence ATGACCACGGAGTCGACCGCCACCGTCCTCGGCGCGCGCCAGCGCAGGAAACAGCGCACGCGCGAAGCCCTGCTGCACGCGGCCCTCGAACTGTTCACGACACAGGGGTACGAGGAGACGACGGTGGACGAGATCTCCGAGGCGGTGGCGGTGTCCCAGCGCACCTTCTTCCGTCACTTCAGCAGCAAGGAGGCGGCGGCGTTCGCGCTGATGGACCTGGTCGAGTCGCGGTTTGTGACCTCGCTCGCCGAACGGCCGCCCGGCGAGAGCCCGTTGGAGGCGATGCGCCGGGCGGTCCTTGACTCCTGGGACCCCCTCGGCGAGGCGATCGAGGCCCAGGTGCCGGTCGAACTGCACATGCGCACCTACCAGTTGATCCAGTCCACACCCTCCCTCCTGGCCACCCACATGCGCCGGTCCGTCGACCTGGAGGAGGTGCTCGCCCGCCTGATCGCCGAACGGGAGGGCCTGGACGTGGACCGCGATCCGCGGCCACGCCTGGTGGTGGCCGCGTTCAGCGGGGTGATGCGGATGACGGGGCGGCTGTGGGGCGCGAACGACGACATGAGCCCTGCGTCGCTGCGCGAACTGACGGCCGCGTATCTCGACGAGTTCGAGTCCGCGCTGGCCCACGACTGGCGCAGCGGCTGA
- a CDS encoding MFS transporter, with product MTSQTTVDPKEPADDAPTTPPETTTGRLRGHPWLTLLTVGLGVTMVALDGTVVAIANPAIAKDLDASFADVQWITNAYFLALAVALITAGKLGDRFGHRQTFLVGAVGFALASGAIGLSDGIASVITFRVLQGLFGALLMPAALGILRATFPAEKLNMAIGIWSMVIGSSTAGGPIVGGLLVEHVSWQSVFFINLPVGAVSLVMGLAIIRDHRAEKAPRSFDIPGILLLSGAMFCLVWALIKAPEWGWGAGGTWSFIGASVLCFAVFAYWETKVAEPLVPLGLFRSLALSAGVVLMVLMAIAFLGGLFFVTFYLQNVHGMSPVDSGLHLLPLTGMLIVGSPLAGTLITRLGPRIPLSGGMAFTALAMYGMSRLDAGTGSLTMSVWFALLGLGLAPVLVGATEVIVGNAPLELSGVAGGLQQSAMQIGGSLGTAVLGAVMASKVDSDFTGNMAEAKLEPLPAEDLDKAKEAVQQGAAPVPPGTPGPLAEKITTVAHDTFVSGMSMACLVAAGVSVAAVLVALLTKRGEHAEAGAGGGHI from the coding sequence ATGACGAGCCAGACCACCGTCGACCCCAAGGAACCGGCTGACGACGCGCCGACAACCCCACCGGAGACCACCACCGGACGCCTGCGCGGCCACCCCTGGCTGACCCTCCTCACGGTGGGCCTCGGCGTGACGATGGTCGCCCTGGACGGCACCGTGGTCGCCATCGCCAACCCGGCCATCGCCAAGGACCTCGACGCCTCCTTCGCGGACGTGCAGTGGATCACCAACGCCTACTTCCTCGCGCTCGCCGTCGCCCTGATCACCGCGGGCAAACTCGGTGACCGCTTCGGCCACCGCCAGACCTTCCTCGTCGGCGCCGTCGGCTTCGCGCTCGCCTCCGGCGCCATCGGCCTGTCCGACGGCATCGCCTCCGTCATCACCTTCCGCGTACTCCAGGGCCTGTTCGGCGCCCTGCTCATGCCCGCCGCCCTCGGCATCCTGCGCGCGACCTTCCCCGCCGAGAAACTCAACATGGCGATCGGCATCTGGAGCATGGTCATCGGCTCCTCCACCGCGGGCGGCCCGATAGTCGGCGGACTGCTCGTCGAACACGTCAGCTGGCAGTCCGTCTTCTTCATCAACCTGCCCGTGGGCGCCGTGTCCCTGGTGATGGGCCTGGCCATCATCCGCGACCACCGCGCCGAAAAGGCCCCGCGCTCCTTCGACATCCCCGGCATCCTGCTGCTCTCGGGCGCCATGTTCTGCCTCGTCTGGGCCCTCATCAAGGCACCGGAATGGGGCTGGGGCGCAGGCGGCACCTGGTCCTTCATCGGCGCCTCCGTCCTGTGCTTCGCGGTCTTCGCGTACTGGGAGACCAAGGTCGCCGAACCCCTCGTACCGCTCGGCCTGTTCCGCTCCCTGGCACTGTCCGCCGGTGTCGTCCTGATGGTCCTGATGGCCATCGCCTTCCTCGGCGGACTGTTCTTCGTCACCTTCTACCTGCAGAACGTGCACGGCATGAGCCCGGTCGACAGCGGCCTGCACCTGCTCCCGCTCACCGGCATGCTGATCGTCGGCTCCCCGCTGGCCGGAACCCTGATCACCCGGCTCGGCCCGCGCATCCCGCTCTCCGGCGGCATGGCCTTCACCGCGCTCGCCATGTACGGCATGTCCCGCCTCGACGCCGGCACCGGCAGCCTCACCATGTCCGTCTGGTTCGCCCTGCTCGGCCTCGGACTCGCCCCCGTCCTCGTGGGCGCCACCGAAGTCATCGTGGGCAACGCGCCCCTGGAACTCTCCGGCGTCGCGGGCGGCCTCCAGCAGTCCGCCATGCAGATCGGCGGCAGCCTCGGCACGGCCGTACTGGGCGCCGTCATGGCTTCCAAGGTCGACAGCGACTTCACCGGCAACATGGCCGAGGCGAAGCTCGAGCCCCTGCCCGCCGAGGACTTGGACAAGGCGAAGGAAGCGGTGCAGCAGGGCGCGGCCCCGGTGCCGCCGGGCACGCCCGGACCCCTCGCCGAGAAGATCACCACCGTCGCCCACGACACCTTCGTCTCCGGCATGAGCATGGCCTGCCTGGTGGCCGCCGGAGTCTCCGTCGCCGCCGTCCTCGTGGCACTCCTGACCAAGCGCGGCGAGCATGCCGAGGCGGGTGCGGGCGGCGGGCACATCTGA
- a CDS encoding TerD family protein, with protein MGVSLSKGGNVSLTKEAPGLTDITVGLGWDVRTTTGTDFDLDASAILTNSEGKVTGDQNFVFFNNLKSPDGSVEHTGDNTTGEGEGDDEQIKVNLAGVPADVEKIVFPVSIYDAENRQQSFGQVRNAFIRVVNQAGGAEIARYDLSEDASTETAMIFGELYRHGAEWKFRAIGQGYASGLRGIAQDFGVNV; from the coding sequence GTGGGAGTCAGCCTCAGCAAGGGCGGCAACGTCTCGCTGACCAAGGAGGCGCCGGGCCTGACCGACATCACGGTCGGTCTCGGCTGGGACGTCCGCACCACGACCGGTACGGACTTCGACCTCGACGCCAGTGCCATCCTGACGAACTCGGAGGGGAAGGTCACGGGCGACCAGAACTTCGTTTTCTTCAACAACCTGAAGAGCCCCGACGGCTCCGTGGAGCACACCGGTGACAACACCACCGGTGAGGGCGAGGGCGACGACGAGCAGATCAAGGTCAACCTGGCCGGTGTCCCCGCGGACGTGGAGAAGATCGTCTTCCCGGTCTCCATCTACGACGCGGAGAACCGCCAGCAGTCCTTCGGTCAGGTGCGCAACGCGTTCATCCGCGTGGTGAACCAGGCCGGCGGCGCCGAGATCGCCCGGTACGACCTCTCGGAGGACGCCTCCACCGAGACCGCCATGATCTTCGGTGAGCTCTACCGGCACGGTGCGGAGTGGAAGTTCCGCGCCATCGGCCAGGGTTACGCCTCGGGCCTGCGTGGCATCGCGCAGGACTTCGGCGTCAACGTCTGA
- a CDS encoding carboxymuconolactone decarboxylase family protein — protein MTTHDSATTAHDSAAAIPESTIAESVVPGAGTAGDAFPDGDTGPRQEGFQSRLPDLTTLYPDLAVLSGSVHKAVRNGPVPQSTVTLMLLRAAQIVGSTYHCIRITDGLRKAGEEERRITAIATWQDAPYFSGAERIALELAEAVLTPNPFGERVSDDLFARASRHYNDEEIWHLTIALGHLGMFIPVALIAKPIPGRPPGKNYSK, from the coding sequence ATGACCACCCATGACTCCGCCACAACCGCCCACGATTCCGCCGCGGCCATCCCCGAGAGCACGATCGCGGAGAGCGTCGTCCCCGGCGCTGGAACCGCCGGCGATGCCTTCCCGGACGGTGACACCGGGCCCCGGCAGGAGGGGTTCCAGTCGCGTCTGCCCGATCTCACCACGCTGTACCCCGACTTGGCGGTCCTCTCCGGGTCCGTGCACAAGGCCGTCCGCAACGGCCCGGTGCCGCAGAGCACGGTCACCTTGATGCTGCTGCGCGCCGCGCAGATCGTCGGCAGCACGTACCACTGCATCCGGATAACCGACGGTCTGCGCAAGGCGGGTGAGGAGGAGCGGCGCATCACCGCCATCGCGACCTGGCAGGACGCTCCCTACTTCAGCGGCGCCGAACGCATCGCGCTGGAACTCGCGGAGGCCGTCCTCACCCCGAACCCGTTCGGGGAGCGCGTCTCCGACGACCTGTTCGCCCGGGCGTCCCGCCACTACAACGACGAGGAGATCTGGCACCTCACCATCGCGCTGGGCCACCTCGGCATGTTCATCCCGGTCGCCCTCATCGCCAAGCCGATCCCCGGCAGGCCGCCGGGCAAGAACTACAGCAAGTGA
- a CDS encoding ion channel, translating to MKEQPARVRWEQHTQRPLLVLAVAFAVAYAVPIAAPDHGDALAFGCALVEWIVWGAFAVDYLVRVVLAEQRGHFVRTHWLDLIAVILPMIQPFRLLRVVSTLLLVGRRARMASQVRLTTYVGGAVVGLLMFGSLAVLSVERNAPDGNIHTLGDALWWSFTTMTTVGYGDHAPTTGLGRLIAVGLMLSGIALLGVVTANIAAWFISRFERDNAAEERQTAAIKELTAQVQALRAQVAALSGESATAPDAVAHPQVVPQPAALTATAGSSAPVGTAPETGQSP from the coding sequence GTGAAGGAACAACCCGCCCGCGTCCGCTGGGAGCAGCACACCCAACGGCCGCTTCTGGTCCTCGCGGTCGCCTTCGCCGTCGCGTACGCGGTGCCGATCGCGGCGCCCGACCACGGTGACGCGCTCGCCTTCGGCTGCGCCCTGGTCGAGTGGATCGTCTGGGGCGCGTTCGCCGTCGACTACCTCGTACGTGTCGTACTCGCCGAGCAGCGTGGGCACTTCGTCCGTACGCACTGGCTCGACCTGATCGCCGTCATCCTGCCGATGATCCAGCCGTTCCGGCTGCTGCGGGTGGTCTCCACACTCCTGCTCGTCGGCCGCCGCGCCCGGATGGCTTCACAGGTGCGGCTGACGACCTATGTCGGCGGCGCCGTCGTCGGTCTGCTGATGTTCGGTTCGCTGGCTGTCCTCTCGGTCGAACGGAATGCCCCGGACGGCAATATCCACACCCTCGGCGACGCCCTGTGGTGGTCGTTCACCACGATGACCACGGTCGGCTACGGGGATCACGCGCCCACCACCGGCCTGGGCCGTCTGATCGCGGTCGGGCTCATGCTGTCCGGGATCGCCCTGCTCGGTGTCGTCACCGCCAACATCGCGGCCTGGTTCATCTCCCGCTTCGAACGCGACAACGCCGCCGAGGAACGCCAGACCGCCGCCATCAAGGAGCTGACCGCGCAGGTACAGGCCCTGCGCGCCCAAGTCGCCGCGCTCTCCGGGGAGTCGGCGACGGCCCCGGACGCCGTCGCCCACCCGCAGGTGGTACCGCAGCCCGCCGCCCTCACGGCCACCGCGGGCTCCTCCGCCCCGGTCGGTACGGCACCCGAGACGGGTCAGAGCCCGTAA
- a CDS encoding peroxiredoxin, giving the protein MAIEVGTKAPDFELRNQHGETVRLADFRGEKNVVLLFYPFAFTGVCTGELCALRDELPKFVNDDVQLLAVSNDAPFSLRVFAEQEGLEYPLLSDFWPHGEISRAYGVFDEEKGCAVRGTFIIDKEGVVRWTVVNGLPDARDLNEYLKALDTL; this is encoded by the coding sequence ATGGCGATCGAGGTCGGCACCAAGGCCCCGGATTTCGAGCTCAGGAACCAGCACGGCGAGACCGTGCGGCTCGCGGACTTCCGTGGCGAGAAGAACGTGGTGCTGCTCTTCTACCCGTTCGCGTTCACCGGTGTCTGCACGGGCGAGCTGTGCGCCCTGCGCGACGAACTGCCCAAGTTCGTCAACGACGACGTGCAGTTGCTCGCCGTCTCCAACGACGCCCCGTTCAGCCTGCGCGTCTTCGCCGAGCAGGAGGGTCTCGAGTACCCGCTGCTCTCCGACTTCTGGCCGCACGGCGAGATCTCCCGCGCCTACGGCGTCTTCGACGAGGAGAAGGGCTGCGCGGTGCGCGGCACCTTCATCATCGACAAGGAGGGCGTCGTGCGCTGGACCGTCGTCAACGGCCTGCCCGACGCGCGTGACCTGAACGAGTACCTGAAGGCACTCGACACCCTGTGA
- a CDS encoding peptidase inhibitor family I36 protein, which produces MTRTTKCRNLTLTVTAAALSCAALTPAHSASAHHPARTTAAKALAACAAGELCLWDRPDFRGKPHIRDLSNTDIDSCVVLPAKGGAQSFVNRTGRPVTTYQSNECAETGEFDTYPGKGKGSYTPESAYRVRAFKIWER; this is translated from the coding sequence ATGACGCGCACCACCAAGTGCAGGAACCTGACCCTCACCGTGACCGCCGCGGCGCTGTCCTGCGCGGCACTCACACCGGCGCACTCGGCGTCGGCCCACCACCCCGCGCGCACCACCGCGGCCAAGGCGCTCGCCGCCTGCGCCGCAGGGGAGTTGTGCCTGTGGGACCGGCCGGACTTCCGCGGCAAGCCGCACATCCGCGATCTCTCCAACACCGACATCGACAGCTGCGTCGTGCTGCCGGCCAAGGGCGGAGCCCAGTCCTTCGTCAACCGCACGGGGCGGCCGGTCACCACGTACCAGTCCAACGAGTGTGCCGAGACAGGGGAGTTCGACACCTACCCCGGTAAGGGCAAGGGCAGCTACACACCCGAATCGGCGTACCGGGTACGGGCGTTCAAGATCTGGGAGAGGTGA
- the sigJ gene encoding RNA polymerase sigma factor SigJ, producing the protein MAPVIGERRQLINVAYRLLGSMADAEDAVQEAYARWYALSGGQQRAIDSPGAWLTTVAIRVCLSQLGSARVRREQYVGEWLPEPLPDPAEWNGGRSDTIAFDPVDRVTLDESVGMALLVVLDSMSPAQRVAFVLHDVFRYPFAEVARIVGRTPAACRQLASSARRRVRASRALSAPTARDAAVVRDLKRAWEASDINALVGLLDPQATAVGDGGGLVSTLRRPLRGGETIARHLVRLPRRPSGTTLVECTVNGRPGLVGREGGAVVTVYAFDVARDRIRHLWAVRNPEKLRSWAPSSAAAWTTVP; encoded by the coding sequence GTGGCCCCGGTCATCGGTGAGCGGCGTCAACTGATCAATGTCGCCTACCGGTTGCTCGGTTCGATGGCCGATGCCGAGGACGCCGTTCAGGAGGCCTACGCCCGCTGGTACGCGCTGTCCGGCGGGCAGCAGCGGGCCATCGACTCTCCGGGGGCCTGGCTGACGACGGTCGCCATCCGTGTCTGTCTCAGCCAGCTCGGCTCCGCGCGGGTGCGGCGGGAGCAGTACGTGGGCGAGTGGCTGCCCGAACCGCTGCCCGATCCGGCCGAGTGGAACGGTGGGCGGTCGGACACGATCGCCTTTGACCCGGTCGACCGGGTCACCCTGGACGAGTCGGTGGGGATGGCCCTTCTGGTGGTGCTGGATTCGATGTCTCCGGCGCAGCGCGTCGCGTTCGTCCTGCACGACGTGTTCCGGTATCCGTTCGCTGAGGTGGCCCGGATCGTGGGCCGTACCCCGGCCGCCTGCCGCCAGTTGGCGTCCTCGGCCCGCCGCCGGGTCCGTGCCTCGCGGGCACTGTCGGCTCCGACGGCGCGGGACGCCGCTGTCGTGCGGGACCTCAAGCGGGCGTGGGAGGCCAGCGACATCAACGCCCTGGTCGGCCTTCTCGACCCGCAGGCCACCGCGGTCGGCGACGGCGGTGGCCTGGTGAGCACGCTGCGCCGACCGCTGCGGGGCGGTGAGACGATCGCGCGGCACCTGGTCCGGCTCCCCCGGCGGCCGTCCGGGACCACGCTCGTCGAGTGCACCGTCAACGGGCGGCCGGGACTGGTCGGCCGCGAGGGCGGTGCCGTGGTGACGGTGTACGCCTTCGACGTCGCCCGCGACCGGATCCGCCATCTGTGGGCGGTGCGCAACCCCGAGAAGCTCCGGTCCTGGGCACCGAGCTCCGCGGCGGCGTGGACAACCGTCCCGTAG
- the aceE gene encoding pyruvate dehydrogenase (acetyl-transferring), homodimeric type gives MASGSDRNPIIIGGLPSQVPDFDPEETQEWLDSLDAAVDERGRERARYLMLRLIERARERRVAVPEMRSTDYVNTIATKDEPFFPGNEDIERKILNATRWNAAVMVSRAQRPGIGVGGHIATFASSASLYDVGFNHFFRGKDEGDGGDQIFFQGHASPGIYARAFLLDRLSEARLDGFRQEKSRQPDALSSYPHPRSMPDFWEFPTVSMGLGPLGAIFQARMNRYMAARDIADTSRSHVWAFLGDGEMDEPESLGQLSIAAREGLDNLTFVVNCNLQRLDGPVRGNGKIIQELESQFRGAGWNVIKLVWDRTWDPLLAQDRDGLLVNRLNTTPDGQFQTYATETGAYIREHFFGDDQRLRAMVENMTDDQILHLGRGGHDHRKIYAAFSAAKAHKGQPTVILAQTVKGWTLGPNFEGRNATHQMKKLTVADLKGFRDRLHLPIPDKDLEDGLPPYYHPGRDSEEIQYMHDRRRALGGYAPTRVVRARPLALPEDKTYAGVKKGSGQQSIATTMAFVRLLKDLMRDKEIGKRFVLIAPDEYRTFGMDSFFPTAKIYNPLGQQYESVDRELLLAYKESPTGQMLHDGISEAGCTASLIAAGSAYATHGEPLIPVYVFYSMFGFQRTGDQFWQMADQMARGFVLGATAGRTTLTGEGLQHADGHSQLLASTNPACVAYDPAYGYEIAHIVQDGLRRMYGEPHPGEDPGVFYYLTVYNEPIQHPAEPENVDVEGILKGIHRLNPGQQGTVPAQILASGVAVPWALEAQELLARDWNVRADVWSATSWNELRREAVEVERYNLLHPEEDQRTPYVTAKLAGSEGPFVAVSDWMRSVPDQIARWVPGTYQSLGADGFGFADTRGAARRFFHIDAQSIVVAVLTELAREGKVDRSLLKQAIDRYQLLDVAAADPGAAGGDA, from the coding sequence GTGGCTTCCGGATCAGATCGCAATCCGATCATCATTGGCGGCCTTCCCAGCCAGGTCCCGGACTTCGATCCCGAAGAGACCCAGGAGTGGCTCGACTCCCTCGACGCCGCGGTCGACGAGCGGGGCCGGGAGCGCGCCAGATACCTCATGCTGCGGCTGATCGAGCGGGCACGTGAGCGGCGCGTGGCCGTGCCCGAGATGCGCAGCACGGACTACGTCAACACCATCGCCACCAAGGACGAGCCCTTCTTCCCCGGCAACGAGGACATCGAGCGCAAGATCCTCAACGCCACCCGGTGGAACGCGGCCGTCATGGTCTCCCGGGCGCAGCGCCCCGGCATCGGGGTCGGCGGCCACATCGCCACCTTCGCCTCCTCGGCCTCGCTCTACGACGTCGGCTTCAACCACTTCTTCCGGGGCAAGGACGAGGGCGACGGCGGCGACCAGATCTTCTTCCAGGGCCACGCCTCGCCCGGCATCTACGCCCGCGCCTTCCTCCTGGACCGGCTCAGCGAGGCACGGCTCGACGGCTTCCGGCAGGAGAAGTCCAGGCAGCCCGACGCCCTGTCGAGCTACCCGCACCCGCGCTCGATGCCCGACTTCTGGGAGTTCCCGACCGTCTCCATGGGCCTCGGCCCGCTCGGCGCGATCTTCCAGGCCCGGATGAACCGCTACATGGCGGCCCGCGACATCGCGGACACCTCCAGGTCGCACGTCTGGGCCTTCCTCGGCGACGGCGAGATGGACGAACCCGAGTCGCTCGGCCAGCTGTCCATCGCCGCCCGCGAGGGCCTGGACAACCTGACCTTCGTGGTGAACTGCAACCTCCAGCGTCTCGACGGACCCGTACGCGGCAACGGAAAGATCATCCAGGAGCTGGAGTCGCAGTTCCGGGGCGCGGGCTGGAACGTCATCAAGCTGGTCTGGGACCGCACCTGGGACCCGCTGCTCGCCCAGGACCGCGACGGCCTCCTGGTCAACAGGCTGAACACCACGCCCGACGGGCAGTTCCAGACGTACGCCACCGAGACCGGCGCGTACATCCGCGAGCACTTCTTCGGCGACGACCAGCGGCTGCGCGCGATGGTCGAGAACATGACCGACGACCAGATCCTGCACCTGGGACGCGGCGGCCACGACCACCGCAAGATCTACGCGGCCTTCTCGGCGGCCAAGGCGCACAAGGGCCAGCCGACCGTGATCCTGGCGCAGACCGTCAAGGGCTGGACCCTCGGACCCAACTTCGAGGGCCGCAACGCCACCCACCAGATGAAGAAGCTGACGGTCGCCGACCTGAAGGGCTTCCGGGACCGGCTGCATCTGCCCATCCCCGACAAGGACCTAGAAGACGGGCTGCCGCCGTACTACCACCCGGGCCGGGACTCGGAAGAGATCCAGTACATGCACGACCGGCGCAGGGCGCTCGGCGGGTACGCGCCCACCCGTGTCGTACGCGCGCGGCCGCTCGCGCTGCCCGAGGACAAGACGTACGCAGGTGTGAAGAAGGGTTCCGGTCAGCAGTCGATCGCCACCACCATGGCCTTCGTCCGGCTGCTCAAGGACCTGATGCGGGACAAGGAGATCGGCAAGCGTTTCGTACTGATCGCCCCCGACGAGTACCGCACCTTCGGCATGGACTCGTTCTTCCCGACCGCGAAAATCTACAACCCGCTCGGCCAGCAGTACGAGTCGGTGGACCGTGAACTCCTGCTCGCCTACAAGGAGTCGCCGACCGGGCAGATGCTGCACGACGGCATCTCCGAGGCCGGCTGCACCGCCTCGCTGATCGCCGCGGGCTCGGCGTACGCCACCCATGGCGAACCGCTGATCCCGGTGTACGTCTTCTACTCGATGTTCGGATTCCAGCGCACCGGCGACCAGTTCTGGCAGATGGCCGACCAGATGGCGCGCGGTTTCGTCCTCGGCGCGACCGCCGGGCGAACGACCTTGACCGGTGAGGGACTTCAGCACGCCGACGGGCACTCGCAGCTCCTGGCCTCCACCAACCCGGCGTGCGTGGCCTACGACCCCGCGTACGGCTACGAGATCGCGCACATCGTCCAGGACGGACTGCGCAGGATGTACGGCGAGCCGCACCCCGGCGAGGACCCGGGCGTCTTCTACTACTTGACCGTCTACAACGAGCCCATCCAGCACCCCGCCGAACCCGAGAACGTCGACGTCGAGGGCATCCTCAAGGGAATCCACCGGCTGAACCCGGGCCAGCAGGGGACGGTGCCGGCGCAGATCCTCGCCTCCGGTGTCGCGGTGCCGTGGGCACTGGAAGCGCAGGAACTCCTCGCCCGCGACTGGAACGTACGGGCCGACGTCTGGTCCGCGACCTCCTGGAACGAACTGCGGCGCGAGGCCGTCGAGGTGGAGCGGTACAACCTGCTGCACCCCGAGGAGGACCAGCGCACGCCGTACGTCACGGCCAAACTCGCGGGCAGCGAAGGGCCGTTCGTCGCCGTCTCGGACTGGATGCGTTCGGTGCCGGACCAGATCGCGCGCTGGGTGCCCGGCACCTACCAGTCGCTCGGCGCGGACGGCTTCGGCTTCGCCGACACCCGGGGCGCGGCGCGGCGGTTCTTCCACATCGACGCCCAGTCGATCGTCGTCGCGGTACTCACCGAACTCGCCCGCGAGGGCAAGGTCGACCGCTCGCTGCTCAAGCAGGCGATCGACCGGTACCAGCTGCTGGATGTGGCGGCGGCGGATCCGGGGGCTGCGGGGGGAGATGCGTAG
- a CDS encoding DUF3052 domain-containing protein gives MSATADHAEERTSLAARLGFQPGQVVQEIGFDEDVDSELREAIQETIGSELVDEDYDDVADAVVLWFRDDDGDLTDALVDATTLIDEGAPLVLLTPKTGRDGYVEPSDINDAARTAGLSPSKSVSVGKDWSGSRLATPKAAAKKR, from the coding sequence GTGAGCGCGACCGCGGACCACGCGGAGGAGCGGACTAGCCTGGCCGCGAGGCTGGGTTTCCAGCCCGGACAGGTGGTCCAGGAGATCGGCTTCGACGAGGACGTCGACTCGGAGCTCCGCGAGGCGATCCAGGAGACCATTGGCAGCGAGCTCGTCGACGAGGACTACGACGACGTCGCCGACGCGGTGGTCCTCTGGTTCCGTGACGACGACGGCGACCTGACGGACGCGCTGGTCGACGCCACGACGCTCATCGACGAGGGCGCACCGCTCGTCCTGCTGACGCCGAAGACCGGGCGAGACGGGTATGTCGAGCCGAGCGACATCAACGATGCCGCGCGGACCGCGGGCCTGTCCCCGTCCAAGAGCGTCAGTGTGGGCAAGGACTGGTCCGGCAGCCGTCTGGCCACCCCCAAGGCGGCCGCCAAGAAGCGCTAG